The Bombus fervidus isolate BK054 chromosome 3, iyBomFerv1, whole genome shotgun sequence genome includes a window with the following:
- the LOC139985678 gene encoding uncharacterized protein, protein MAHGVNEVLGEGNTAVKMVHQKQQQQQSVHQHQQQQNARKSVGVMGSRRIFAPAFKLKVLDSYRNDIDCRGNQRATARKYGIHRRQIQKWLQCEDNLRNSCAETGNTSGGVVSTAAISPVGVSKPDGTVTEATGPAVTPAAPALNLSLARLHGDELATQQGPPPLLSHPPHGGSPSSPQYASQSGTATAPVLPVRLGYQEYSASNSEQHHSCRETEDRVQVTVDVHGYSETRADQESTYYVLNSDGQREHENFIDGRNEAKVYQTLTAYRVPVHQEHHRYGGNEASSEIAIATSSLHRHRSSTPSATHHHRHRTQQNYGDVDSSSSMDGKSSSPPSYGSLLAPSMIKTERASPDSAATPGPCESTSSPGVSRIPLSPISYPANGTGSNSSSSSTMSVHFDSPRASASPCLHVHVHEHAHAHASPTLDSEKSIPSLHHRSAQQQHQRESRETTTTAVRIHAEKETENIAEEPEIGRAMVKEEIQLEEDVAAPIVEEAREAVVASSYVDYQRPPAAASTLADSCPISPVHDREGYSLPSSPQEQVSSGRSSTSCSDSEMDPLDCSSGSHNSSNDLARRRSFSLRFKLDVLDAFHRDVGVAGNQRATARKFGINRRQVQKWLGQETELRGEIALRGNSRQRLGPIQDAASGDSPVDLRTSNYVSSLSQDRIEIEFERSPPPLYCCDVGSSSSHHLPYYQHPAAVDVSSENEPVVSCNLACCMDGHVVTPVASCYQETSLRGSCYSNSHTRLYCYSPREYSSEITSAPEHSEELSSAFKRQHCTLSCCYETLPSPKRLCLEAEDPIRTNTCHEVPPQETPLCLVKPKRLVVASPSRTEPVSSTVPTPPASTAPPPPPGPTLKKDAILFKPYLDNPVTKPIKEHAIQRGLSPVSSQSIIVNNNNNCQSICNLNEGRGHDYALELSLRLPVSWRTHSSPYTEFPQVRSAFVRYPASPHYT, encoded by the coding sequence ATGGCTCATGGAGTAAACGAAGTGCTCGGTGAGGGAAACACAGCAGTGAAAATGGTGCATCAgaagcagcaacaacaacaatcaGTGCATCAACATCAGCAGCAACAGAACGCGAGGAAATCGGTCGGTGTAATGGGAAGCAGACGGATATTTGCGCCGGCCTTCAAGCTCAAGGTTCTCGATTCGTACAGAAACGACATCGACTGTCGTGGAAATCAGCGTGCCACCGCGAGGAAGTACGGGATTCATCGACGTCAAATACAAAAATGGTTACAGTGCGAGGATAATTTGAGAAACAGTTGTGCCGAGACTGGAAATACCAGTGGTGGAGTGGTCTCGACAGCGGCGATCTCTCCCGTGGGTGTTTCCAAGCCGGACGGTACCGTGACGGAAGCCACGGGGCCTGCCGTGACTCCAGCAGCGCCGGCCTTGAACCTCAGCCTCGCCAGACTGCACGGCGACGAGCTGGCTACACAGCAAGGGCCCCCACCTCTTCTTTCTCATCCTCCTCATGGTGGTTCACCCTCTTCGCCCCAATATGCTTCCCAATCTGGAACAGCGACGGCGCCGGTTTTGCCCGTTCGTCTCGGATATCAAGAATATTCCGCCAGCAATTCCGAGCAGCATCATTCTTGTCGGGAAACAGAGGATCGAGTACAGGTAACGGTGGACGTTCACGGTTACTCAGAGACACGCGCAGATCAAGAATCCACCTACTACGTTCTAAATTCGGACGGCCAACGAGAACACGAAAATTTTATTGACGGTCGAAACGAAGCGAAAGTGTATCAGACTCTGACGGCGTATCGAGTACCTGTTCATCAGGAACACCATCGATACGGTGGTAACGAGGCTAGCAGCGAGATCGCGATCGCCACATCGTCGTTACATCGACATCGTTCGTCGACACCTAGTGCTACTCATCATCATCGTCATCGAACTCAGCAAAATTACGGGGACGTGGATTCGTCGTCGTCGATGGACGGGAAATCATCGTCACCGCCGTCGTACGGATCGCTGCTAGCGCCGTCGATGATAAAGACGGAACGAGCGAGCCCAGACTCGGCGGCGACGCCAGGGCCGTGCGAGTCGACGAGTTCCCCCGGTGTCTCGAGGATCCCTCTCTCGCCCATTTCGTATCCAGCCAACGGCACCGGTTCCAACTCTAGCTCCAGCTCCACCATGTCCGTTCACTTCGATTCCCCACGGGCCTCCGCGAGTCCATGCTTGCACGTGCACGTCCACGaacacgcacacgcacacgcgTCACCAACGTTGGATTCCGAGAAGTCGATCCCGTCCCTGCATCACCGATCGGCGCAGCAGCAGCACCAGAGAGAGTCCAGAGAAACGACGACCACCGCGGTTCGTATCCACGCGGAGAAGGAAACGGAGAACATCGCTGAAGAACCGGAAATCGGTAGGGCGATGGTGAAGGAAGAGATCCAGCTGGAGGAGGATGTCGCAGCACCGATCGTGGAAGAAGCAAGAGAAGCCGTTGTCGCGTCTTCGTACGTCGATTACCAACGACCACCTGCCGCTGCCTCGACACTCGCCGACTCCTGTCCGATAAGCCCCGTACACGATCGAGAAGGGTACTCTTTACCCTCGAGCCCTCAGGAACAAGTCAGCTCCGGTAGATCCAGCACAAGTTGCTCCGACAGCGAGATGGACCCTCTCGACTGCTCTTCCGGCAGCCACAATTCATCCAACGACCTCGCTCGTCGACGATCTTTCTCCCTTCGATTCAAATTGGACGTCCTCGACGCTTTTCATCGAGACGTCGGCGTGGCGGGCAATCAACGTGCCACCGCCAGAAAATTTGGCATAAACCGTCGTCAGGTACAGAAGTGGCTCGGGCAGGAGACGGAACTACGAGGCGAGATCGCCCTCCGTGGCAACTCCAGACAACGGCTCGGCCCTATCCAGGATGCCGCTTCCGGTGACTCACCGGTAGATCTGAGGACGTCGAACTACGTTTCGAGTTTATCGCAGGATCGAATTGAAATCGAGTTCGAGCGATCGCCTCCGCCTCTTTACTGTTGCGACGTTGGTTCCTCCTCTTCGCACCATCTTCCGTACTACCAGCATCCAGCCGCGGTCGATGTATCTTCCGAGAACGAGCCCGTCGTTTCTTGCAATCTCGCCTGTTGCATGGACGGCCACGTCGTAACACCGGTCGCTTCGTGCTACCAGGAAACCTCCTTAAGAGGATCTTGCTACTCCAACTCGCACACCAGGCTGTACTGTTAttcgcctcgagaatattccTCGGAGATCACCTCAGCTCCCGAGCACTCGGAGGAATTGTCCTCGGCGTTTAAGAGACAGCACTGCACGCTTTCCTGTTGTTACGAAACTCTGCCGTCGCCGAAGAGGCTCTGCCTGGAAGCCGAAGACCCGATCAGGACGAACACCTGCCACGAAGTGCCTCCTCAGGAAACGCCGCTATGTTTGGTGAAGCCAAAGAGGCTCGTCGTCGCCTCTCCGTCGAGGACGGAGCCGGTATCGAGCACCGTGCCAACACCACCGGCGTCAACCGCTCCTCCGCCGCCACCGGGACCAACGTTGAAGAAAGACGCAATTCTGTTCAAGCCGTATTTGGACAATCCTGTGACCAAACCCATCAAGGAACACGCGATCCAAAGAGGCTTGTCGCCAGTCAGTAGCCAGAGTATAATCGtgaacaacaacaacaactgCCAAAGTATCTGTAATTTGAACGAAGGCAGGGGTCACGACTATGCTCTCGAGCTAAGCCTGAGATTGCCGGTATCCTGGAGGACTCATTCAAGTCCGTACACTGAGTTCCCACAGGTCAGGAGTGCGTTTGTTAGGTATCCAGCGAGTCCTCATTACACTTAA